AAACGAAACTCCAGCAGTCCCAGACCATCTACCAGTTATCGCAAAAAgaaggtggagaaggaggaaCTCGTTCAAGATTCCATCGACCTCTATCGTGATCCCACCACCTCCCTCTATGGGTGAACACTAATGCCCCTTTTCCAATCCTCCACTTCCATTTTTGTCAAGTTTGCTTCTTTTGTGTGTGCAGCACAAACCAGGGTATAGACAGTGCAGTCCCTGTGTTGCTTGTTGATGGTTATAATGTGTGTGGCTACTGGATGAAGCTCAAGAAGCATTTCATGAAAGGAAGACTTGATATTGCTCGACAAAAGCTTATTGATGAGCTTGTAACCTTTAGTATGCTACGAGGTGTTGTTAGTGCTTCATTCCCACTTGTCTTTCTTCATCTCTCTCACATTTTCATTATTTGTTGACTTGTACACTACAGAGGTCAAAGTGGTTGCCGTATTTGATGCCATGATGTCTGGATTCCCTACTCACAAGGAAAACTTTGCTGGGTACTCTTTTTCTTACAGCTAGTTTAGTTGTTACATTATGAACATTTAATGAGCCTATTAAAACAATGGTTCCAATGAATGGAATCTTTAGGGAGGGGAGGTAATGATGTTGTTTCGAATTGACATATTTTTTCAATATCTTATTTGAATTCTTATAGTGATCCTAAGTTCTGATCTTGTACTTTGGCCGTTTTCCAGTGTTGATGTCATTTTCTCGGCCGAATCAAGTGCTGATACATGgattgaaaaagaggttagatATAACTTCAGATGGACACAGTTTTAAGTGGACTtttactttgatcatggcttcATAGAGATTTACCATCATTTGTCAAAGGATTTTGGAATATACATTTATTATCACTTTGAAATATTACATCAATGATTATTGGAATGAATTTCCACATGGTCCAACTAATAGAACTTTAACGACAATATCCTTTGATTGTTTAGGTTTCAGCTTTGAAAGAGGATGGATGCCCCAAAGTCTGGGTTGTCACTTCTGACCGCTGTCAACAAGAAGCAGCACATGGAGCAGTATGCATtctttgcttttatttttcagtTATTATTGTTGCCCTCTCCTTAATATCAACCAGGGAAACTACTTAATTTCTTCAGAAATAGAAATAATTCTCTTATCTTTACATtatttccttttcctttttttaaatGCTGATGCATACGTCACCAAAGTATCATGAAATGGTGTCTTTCTTAtgctatttatttatatttcatATACCTTTCAGGGAGCCTTTGTTTGGAGTTGCAAGGCATTGGTTACTGAGGTAAAACACTAACTTGAGGCAGGATATTGATGACGACATTCAATAATGAGTAATACTTGCTCTTATTTTGTCTAATCTAAATTTACAAAGGAAGATGGTTAAAAGCTCTTCAGAGGTTTGTTTTAAATTGTGGTTTGGTGTTAAAACTCATGATCTTCAATGCCagctttttcttttgtttaatttttgctCTTGAAAGGAGGATCTATTATCCTCCCCCTCTTCTTGTGTTACTCTCGTCCTTGTCTTAAAGATATCCCCACCAAAAAAGAGTATCAAACCTTTGTTTGCATAAGGAAAATGGGCGTGCAAGTAAAGAGGTTCattaataacattttttattagCTTTACAACCCATTGGatgattttttcttctttaatgaTATCTTACTCGATCTTGTTTATTAACTGCACGAATAAAGATCAAGGCATCAAATAAGGAGGTTGAAAGGATGCTTCAAGAGCAAAGGTGTGCCCTGTCTGCAATAAGAttggaaaaatattttctatcttAAATATGCTTTGGTAATGTCTTTTGTTATATTTTGCAGTATGGATAATGTGTTGCATATGAAAACTAATGAACTAAAAAACtatttatagttatttttattgtttgttAGACAAGAATCCTTCATGGACATCTACATCTAGGTTTGTGTGTCCTTAAGATCCATACAACATTACACGCACAAATCAACTTGTTTATCCTTCACCTAaagaaggaaattaaaaaaaaatgtatataaaaaCATGTTTATTGTGTAACTTAAGTTGGTGTTGTGAATATGACCACTTTCTATGATAGTGACAGTTTTTGATGATTGGTTTTATTTATTGATACTATTTGTAGATCCACTTCTTTTCAAGGTAGATTATTGAAGCATAATCTTGATTCAGAAGTTGTGGATGCTCTTAAGAACCTGAGGCAAAAGCTATCTGAAAATGAGTTGAAGTAGAATGCAGGTTAAAATTCTAGTCAAAGACCCACAGTTTAGTTTTATATCTGTATTCAACTATCTCCAAAATATGTTTTAGTGGGCTAACAGACGCTAGATGTTTTCCATTTTTTAGGCATATGAGGATGCACTTATTATATAACATTAATACTGGAGGCCTTCACATTTTTGTTGAGAATTTTCTTTTGGCACAACGACGACTAGGTATCAACAGAATCAAGATGCCAGATTCACTGTCTCACCGGTACATGTAACATCAAGACAACATTCTTATGAACCATGTTAAAAATGTACCCATAACAACATATGTACAGATACATTTTAGATAGGCTTTttcttagaaaaaaaaaattgcaaaatcaaATATGTATTAATGTATTATTGATTCTTCCCTTTTGCTACCgaatttaatttgtaattatttCCCGAAGTGCTTAATCAGACCAAAAGCTTGTCATGATCCCCCGCATTTACTATTTTAATCTCCCAAATTCAAAGTTTTTTAAATTGGTCCCAAAGTGTTAATGTTATATTTGGATCGCTTTCTTATATTAATTCAGTAAACGAAATGTTAAGTTAGCTTTGACTTGTCATGGTAGATTTCTCGAAATTGGTGATGGCTTGATAGTAATCTCTGCATCATAAGTGATGTCTTGAAAGTGATGTTAGCAACTTAATTTTATCGCTTTTTTTTTCTCGCTTTCACAGTGCATTGTTGCAATCACTAAGGTGGAATGCAGCTAGTGATAACAGTTGAGGATGGATAACTGATAAGTTGGGAAAGATCACTGTGAACACAATGTTATCCcattttttaacttaaaaacCAAAGTTGTGTTCTCTTCATAGCGGTCTCACAATTATGGTACGAGATATATATCTGATATTTCAATTTTGTCATGATGGCACCATAGGCATAGAAAACCATTTTGCCCCAAAATTTATTCTTTCTTACATTGAATGGATACAAATGAATATCTTTATTATTGAATTAATGTGAAGACAATTTTAcatacaaaatacaaataaaatattttcctAAAACATTTACAACATTTGAAAAATCAATCAGTCACTCTAATAAGGAGGACTCCAGGCCCTTGCTTTGTTTTCTCGGTTGGGTCAATAATTCAGGACTCAAAGGTCACGTTCAAGCCCAAAAAGTAACGTGGAACCCAAATACAAACACCCTGCAAcgtccaaaaataaaatacactctaatttaatttcttatGATATCAATGGAAGCAAAAAATTAACCAAGCACTCTTAAAAAGTTTTACTTACCGCTCGGTGGATTCATGTCATTTCACATCGACAAATGACAAGGAAAACTAGAAAATTTCCATTGACAAGACTTTCAAGTCTCTAACTTGTATGGTGTCACAAGACAATTggtttttgtttaatttattttacattttgATGATGTGAAATATAATACAAAATCATTACAAGGCATGtcaaatattttgtttactgaatattttattattatgtttagTGTTGAATGAGGGGGTGATGAGTTAGTTGGAAGGAACATGACAAAGAGGGAGGGAGGGAGGTATTTAGACAGAAACTTAAGATAGAACAACGCAACCATTAAATACGAATTGATTGCCACCGCTACAATGTGTACTGCAACATCATAATTCTAGTCTTCTGCCTCACATGCATCACTACTAACTCACTACACTacattattcttattaattaatttgagttgCATTTATTTGTTGATTacaaaataatattatcattactGTATAAAGAATGAGGTTATTAAGTAATTACCCTGACATAGCCAGATAGAGTTAAAATATGAACAGAAGAATGTCATACATAGCAGTAGGCCTGACATGTTTGTATGGGGCTTTAAGAATAAGATCACGGGATGCTTGCCGCCATACTAGTAAGAAATTAAAGGCCCTACATAGATACaaaaagatgatgaagaagaagaaatataaTGATTGATTTTCTGGAAACAAGTATAATATCGAAATGGTGGTTGAACCAAACCAACAAGAggttagttatatatatatccaaAAAGTAATTGTGAAGGAAGAATAAATGCGGAGTCAGAGAGTCAAAGAATGGTCAGGATGAGTGAGAGTCAGATGGTCAAAGGGTTGACTGGTCAGTGCCTTCATTCGGATCCAAAAGACCCATTTAAGAGTGGACCCCTCCTTGTCTCATGAATAATCATCTTCATTTATTATTCCCAACTACGAATTTCTCATCTTCATTCTTGGATTATTTCATTTcgaaattcaaaaacaaaaatacaatGCAGTGAGGACTACTCATGTTGTAGGTGCAGCGTTGTTGTGTGAATAATTCTGACAGGTCCATGAGAGTGGTGAAGCTGACATGACTTGAGATAAGGTGGTTTGGACTTTGGATGGTGATGGTCACTGATCTCTGCACCCATCTAACtcatattcttcttcttcttcttcaataaccACCTTACCTTGTTCCTTTTTAGTTCCTACTATTCATAGTAACAAAATTCTCTTTTACTACTCTAATAAATGACCATTGTCCTTTTGCTAAATGCCAAACCATCAATCTcatatttctttcttcttcattcttcctCTCAATTTCGAGACTCCTACACTACcttcataaaattaaaatactgctATCCATTACCATActaatctaaattttttaaaaaaattgtaattacattttaaatttataattaaatcatAGTTTTTAGATATAAGAAAATATGCCTCATTGATAATGTTTTTTGCTAAATAAAGAGTATTACATTCCTTGTTTTTCAAAACATTTTAGATTTGACACTTTTctccaaaatttaaaaatatttgataattactcccataaaaataatttggtccttttatcattttaaaacaaaagttaatttattttataatgatatttttatgatataattattttattaaaataaattttgttaaaaatttatttatcccACATGCataaaaatttgattgaaaatgaactagataaaagtaattttcaagatttttagagaataaaaaattatttggaTCAAAATATTCAATCTAAAATTCATCGAAAAGAACAAtttgagttttttattttaaataaattttaattttttatttgttatactTTATATTAATAGTTTAAATTTAGAAGAGTAACTTGCTAATTAATGAGGCCAACCaccttttaataaaattataaaaaaatgaataaatataaAGAGCTAATTTTTAATTAGCGAACATCAACCCTCTTCCTTTGTATTGTTAAATTACATTTTCTATCTTAGCTTTTTAAGATTTTAggtttaagaaaaaaaaattttggtctAAACATGCAAAGAAATAAAGTAAATACTATCCTACATAGATAATTTGTTAGAGATCAACACAATACTTAGACTAAATAACATGATTAGAATTACTTTTGACTTTATATCTAGTCATCTAATCCGCAGTTCTATTAGCTTCCTAAGACACTCACTCAACGTGAATAAACTAAGTACGAGATAGAAACTCCTGAATCTTGTGAATCAAATCTGTTACTTCAAATGAATACTCATTCATAAAATCATGCGCGAGGCGCAAAATGTCAAGACAATCCGTTTCACATATAATATCCCTCAAATCGCAATTTCAAACTAAAACTAATCTCCTCCAAACAGCAAATAATTCACATCtgataatattaatttagatttttaatatttagaatttaaaatttaagataaaaatataattttaaaaaaaattaactcatCATATTGactgaaaaataattaaataattaactttcTAGTTCAACTCTTAAAAAAGTAAaactcaattttttaatttatttaatatttctaataaaatatcattttcttaaaaaatattgcACACACACTCTATTTTCCTCAAAGTGCTAGCATTAGAAAATACAGATACTCTCGTGGGGAAAAAAAATAGTATGGTCACAAAACTCCTTTATTTGAAGATATTAAGAGACAAATTAATCGTATCTTATAATTTGCTATCAAAAAACAATCATTGTGTTGTTCTTGAGGTTGCCTAGACATTCTATTGAGCGGGCAAAGATTTAGAATCAGTTCCCTTTTGTATCCAAAATTTTTCAAGTTAATTAAATAAGTGATTTAATTTATACAAAAGGAAtattaaattgattttaatatagataaattaaaaaatttgctTTACTGGATGATAATATAAGAATGATCAACTTCATATAAGGATAATATACATCATCATAATCAAAACGGAATTAAAATTGGGGGGTCCTGACTACTCCATATTTCCCTCTATCTTTGCTTGACTACAGATACGTATATTTATTAGTACGCCTAAAATGCGAAAATTTTCTTTGGCTAAGATAACACAGACATGTCACAAAGCATGAGTTAATGCTAAATGAAAACaaagtaatttttaaactatatatttattgtataataatattataataagcATTGAAAAAGTTCTGTTTAAAATAAATACCCTTTCTGAACAGCCAAAGAAACTTGCTACCAAATCCTTTCTAGAAATAACTTCTCTTATGGTGCCACCAAATAATGCTATGAATGCAATGTTGGTGTTGTTTGATCGCTCTATATACTGTTagattattttagaaaataaaatataatccCTTTTTGTCATTGAAAATTTAGATGGAGAGGCACTCGTACAAATATTTGTTTAATGAGTAGAAGAAGGAAGGATATAGATTTTTCTTCCACAAGGGGATTGGTTGGgcggtttaattaaataattagacTAATCACGAAATTAAAGAAACAGCATAGCCATATATTGTGAATGATATATATATGGACAAAGAATGCTTTTTTATGGTCGGTGATTGGGCAAAGCAAAGGCTAACGAACTTGTCATTCTCCAACGCATGATATTGATGTTATTGTTACGATATTACTATCACTCACcacttcatcatcatcactatTCTACCTGTGTGTGGATTTCATacatttaatttcattttggcATTATCCATTCGCAGAGAGTCAACTTGTTTGCATGTATATATATTTAGATCATGCTATGCCTCATGAATCATGGGTCACATGCATGCATATACATGTTAATTTAATTTGtcctatatatatattccaTGAAAGCATAGCAAATAATAGCATCAATTAACGACCGCCAAAATGGTCCAAACCACGAGATTCATATGAGGGGTTTGCCAAGTCATTTAATGAGTCTCTCACAACTGTCTCAAATTGCTGGGTCCCATTCCCATTCCCATTCCCATGCATGCAAATTGAAATTTATTTACAAACATTGCAATGCCACATACATATTCACTTCCATTCCATTCATCCATCACAAATGCATATTCAATTCTCTTCCAAAATATCCTCCAAAAGGGCATTTTTGTAtggattattattattgtcaTCATCAATTACATCAcgcttattattattatttatatttttctcaTCTTATCATTCTCACAATAAGATATTTTAGCAGATAACGAGGTGAACCATACCCTGCCCTTTCCTTCTTGTGCACAAATAATTTAGTTTGCTCTATTGTCTATTCTAATTTCTAAGTTCTGTTCGTATCCGAATGAAATTTACGGAAATTTACGTGCCAATGCCTATTTGGAAATTAATAAATCCCTCACATTCATCGTCCTTGCGTGCATAACTAcatcactattttttttttttttattaccaaagATAGAGAGATTCGAAACCACAACCTTTTAGATGAgtatataaaaattatgttatttgaACTATAATTAATTAGTGCATAATTACATcatttaatcataaaaatataaaacaaaatatattattaaattattaaactaaaaatattagtctaaaaaaattaaattaatcgTTAAGTAAGgataaaaaaagtaaattctaatagttcttaatatttttctaactatatatatatattataaaaactattatgcaacttgataattaaaaaaattaaataattaaatatatttaattaaattattatcaaactatatatgagtttttattatattaatgtTTCCCTCCCAGTTCAATTTATGCTAAACAAAATTAAATCCTATTTTTTAAGATActtattgaattttaaaataaaaaaaaagtatatatatatatatatatatatatatatatatatatatatgttgtaaTATCTGAATATATAGGTTTATCACTTTTACGTAGCCTAATCTATCCATTAATTTGAATATAATTTTTGCACATTTTTTACCTCTTTTATTTCTCCATCATTACATTTAACAAGTATTTATACAAACTACAAAGCGAACACCAATTTATATGATGACTTAATAATATACAATTAATGGTCATAACAAATTATACTTAAATATTTGTATGCTAGCTAGCTAATTATAGTCTACAAATGACGTTTTTCTTAAAAAGTAGGGATCGGATAATTGCTTTCTTTTTAACAAAAATCAAGCGAATTCTTATTATTTATCAGTTTGAGAAGGTCTGTGAAAGAATATTTGTCAACTACAGTTCAAAAATCAAGAAGTCAGTCAAAAGATGATTATTGGATTATTTATGAAGATGGGTGATGAAAAACGAACTCGATTTTAGGAGAATGTCTAAATTTTTGGAGGTTTCTTAAAAGATCACTTCCCAAAATTCTTCTCAGTTTCAAATCAAAGAGGGTCAGTGATAAACTGATAGGGAATTGTGAATTTTGGGTGGgttaattttgatatgaaaCTTTCAATGAGATAGAGAATTATTCCAATAGAAATTAGATCTAGTGAACCAGTTTTACCACACTTTGAAACTAGTCAAACTTGCATATGGGAGAGAGAATAGAGTTGTGTAGAAATATAATAAGTAATGAATTTTTTCTACTAACTTATTTATACAGGTGTTGCAGGTGAAAATGGCCTCGGAAGATATATCAAGCTATAACTTTACGAGGAATATCTGAAAAGGACTTGTCCCACCTAGAGTGTAGCTGTTTGTCTGATTTGTCTTGACTGGCAGGGTCAATACGAAAGAGAGACCAAGTCGGTTTGGAATTATTTACCAAGAAGATACTTTATGTGTTTTATATAACAATGATGTTGAATGTGACCACCGCTTATTTTTTTGctgtaatttttcttttttgcagGTTTGGTGTGCTTGGATATCATATGTTGGTATGCAATGGACTTGTCCAGGTATAGTAAAGGAGTACTTTCAAAATTGAACTGAGATCTCAAATAGAAAGGAGGAACGCAAGAGATGGATGGTGTGTTTTTGTCCAATAATTTGGAACATATAGTTGGAACAAAATCGGAAGATctttcaaaacaaagaaaaaggagTTGAAGAGATTATCAACAAATCCTTTCTGAGCTACAAAGAATAGTTAGGTGCGGACCCCTTCTATTGTTGATGGCAATACCAGAGATGACAAAGGTTATCTATGTTTGATTGTTGGCTTGTTTTTCAGTAGTTTGTTTTGTTATTCACATGCTATTATCTTCTTTATTCCATTTGTTGTGTGTTGAACttttctttcaaaaaacaattagttcaattttttattcaattttaatttttttattttaatactaTGTTAAGAACTAacactattttatttttgaatgaTATATCCCTTTTAAA
Above is a genomic segment from Arachis stenosperma cultivar V10309 chromosome 1, arast.V10309.gnm1.PFL2, whole genome shotgun sequence containing:
- the LOC130969392 gene encoding uncharacterized protein LOC130969392 isoform X2; translation: MKLKTPPSSCSLTALFSNHTHNPRNTITVAKSKRHSQGSDSEPTPPRITSNVKQNLQFLRLWKEFQKRNSSSPRPSTSYRKKKVEKEELVQDSIDLYRDPTTSLYGTNQGIDSAVPVLLVDGYNVCGYWMKLKKHFMKGRLDIARQKLIDELVTFKVKVVAVFDAMMSGFPTHKENFAGVDVIFSAESSADTWIEKEVSALKEDGCPKVWVVTSDRCQQEAAHGAGAFVWSCKALVTEIKASNKEVERMLQEQRSTSFQGRLLKHNLDSEVVDALKNLRQKLSENELK
- the LOC130969392 gene encoding uncharacterized protein LOC130969392 isoform X1, with protein sequence MKLKTPPSSCSLTALFSNHTHNPRNTITVAKSKRHSQGSDSEPTPPRITSNVKQNLQFLRLWKEFQKRNSSSPRPSTSYRKKKVEKEELVQDSIDLYRDPTTSLYGTNQGIDSAVPVLLVDGYNVCGYWMKLKKHFMKGRLDIARQKLIDELVTFSMLREVKVVAVFDAMMSGFPTHKENFAGVDVIFSAESSADTWIEKEVSALKEDGCPKVWVVTSDRCQQEAAHGAGAFVWSCKALVTEIKASNKEVERMLQEQRSTSFQGRLLKHNLDSEVVDALKNLRQKLSENELK